A genomic stretch from Sphingobacterium sp. ML3W includes:
- a CDS encoding SDR family oxidoreductase produces the protein MSKTILITGAASGFGKIAAFDLASKGYKVIATAQVYPQVSDLIREATERGIDLIVDKLDVTNPRDLAYIHKKYDIDILISNAGIMEGGPIAEQPMDLIRAMFDVNVFGGLELARGFIKKFIAQKKPGKVVFTTSMGGLWTVPYVAAYCASKHAMEAIAEGLKTELADFNIKIATCNPGVYGTGFNDRGVDSIFRWYDPEINFTPSAVFDGIAESLNNQLDPQAMANCIVDVALDENSNFRNVYPKETEDFVKQLQIEAWTAKS, from the coding sequence ATGAGTAAAACAATATTAATAACAGGAGCTGCAAGCGGTTTTGGAAAAATTGCTGCATTTGATCTGGCAAGCAAGGGTTACAAAGTAATTGCCACTGCACAGGTTTATCCACAGGTGAGTGACTTAATACGTGAGGCTACCGAAAGAGGAATCGATCTTATCGTTGACAAATTAGATGTGACCAACCCCCGGGATCTGGCTTATATTCACAAGAAATATGATATAGATATCCTGATCAGCAACGCTGGCATCATGGAAGGTGGGCCAATCGCTGAACAGCCAATGGACTTAATCCGTGCCATGTTTGATGTCAATGTATTTGGAGGTCTCGAACTTGCACGAGGCTTTATCAAAAAATTTATTGCACAGAAAAAGCCAGGCAAGGTCGTGTTCACTACTTCGATGGGCGGTCTTTGGACAGTGCCTTATGTTGCAGCTTATTGCGCTTCAAAACACGCGATGGAAGCAATTGCAGAAGGGTTAAAAACCGAACTAGCAGACTTTAACATCAAGATCGCGACATGTAATCCCGGGGTGTATGGTACAGGATTTAATGACCGTGGCGTGGATAGCATATTCCGTTGGTACGATCCCGAGATCAATTTTACACCATCTGCTGTATTTGATGGCATTGCTGAATCGTTGAATAATCAATTAGATCCACAGGCTATGGCCAATTGCATTGTAGATGTAGCGCTGGACGAAAATTCTAATTTTAGGAATGTTTATCCTAAGGAAACCGAAGATTTTGTAAAACAGCTGCAGATTGAAGCTTGGACGGCAAAAAGTTAG
- a CDS encoding heme-binding protein yields MMNINYNQATQILNASIVKANELGISVCIVVVDNGGHLMALARLDSVFGVIDFAIKKAKTAVMFGVDSDTMGSIIAGADIHSYGMINSNDGLLTIPGGIVIKDAKDNIVGAIGCSGGTPEQDKEIASAGSRIIL; encoded by the coding sequence ATGATGAATATAAACTATAATCAAGCAACCCAAATATTGAATGCTTCTATTGTGAAAGCAAACGAATTAGGTATTTCTGTCTGCATAGTAGTCGTAGATAATGGCGGCCATTTAATGGCTTTAGCAAGACTTGACAGTGTCTTTGGTGTTATAGACTTCGCTATAAAAAAGGCAAAAACTGCGGTCATGTTTGGTGTAGACAGCGACACCATGGGGAGTATTATTGCTGGAGCTGATATCCATTCCTATGGAATGATCAACTCCAATGATGGTTTATTGACAATACCTGGCGGAATAGTCATTAAAGACGCGAAAGACAATATCGTTGGAGCTATTGGCTGCTCCGGAGGTACTCCAGAACAGGATAAGGAAATTGCAAGTGCTGGTAGTCGGATAATTCTTTAA
- a CDS encoding AraC family transcriptional regulator, translated as MTATHEIIFDRLVYSCAFEKHRGSEEFYPDHFLGFQLSGETHAFHDQGFTIIHENMVVLVKKNQLIRTIKYPSKSGKYNFIAITLDKETLQRYAFENKIVIDTQYSGKQKLFFEPNEFLSSYFLSLAPYINKTKQATPRLADIKVREAIELLLDSNPDLKYILFDFIKTYKIDLEEFMNNNYMFNVPLGSFAKLTGRSISSFKRDFAEIFNCSPKLWLKNRRLEEAYYLIKHKQQKPTSFYLDLGFENLSHFYSSFKEKYGLTTSEI; from the coding sequence ATGACTGCAACTCACGAGATCATATTCGATAGACTAGTGTATTCCTGTGCTTTTGAAAAACATAGGGGATCCGAGGAATTTTATCCGGATCATTTTCTAGGATTTCAGCTTTCCGGCGAGACACATGCTTTTCATGATCAGGGATTTACCATTATCCATGAAAATATGGTCGTTCTGGTCAAAAAAAATCAGCTTATCCGTACAATAAAATATCCTTCAAAATCTGGAAAGTATAATTTCATTGCGATAACGTTGGACAAAGAAACCTTACAGCGTTACGCTTTTGAAAATAAAATTGTTATAGATACGCAATATAGCGGAAAACAGAAATTATTCTTTGAACCTAATGAGTTCCTCAGCAGTTATTTTCTTTCGCTTGCTCCTTATATTAATAAAACAAAACAGGCAACACCAAGACTTGCAGATATAAAAGTCAGGGAGGCCATTGAGCTCTTGCTTGATAGTAACCCTGATTTAAAATATATTTTATTCGATTTCATTAAAACGTATAAAATTGATCTGGAAGAATTTATGAACAACAACTATATGTTTAATGTTCCACTAGGATCATTTGCAAAACTTACGGGACGCAGCATATCGTCTTTCAAGCGTGACTTTGCTGAGATCTTTAATTGCAGTCCAAAATTATGGCTCAAGAATAGACGTCTGGAAGAAGCCTACTATTTAATTAAACACAAACAACAAAAACCAACAAGTTTCTATCTGGATCTTGGTTTTGAAAACCTAAGTCATTTTTATTCATCTTTCAAAGAGAAATATGGCTTAACAACTTCAGAAATCTAG